A single Patagioenas fasciata isolate bPatFas1 chromosome 29, bPatFas1.hap1, whole genome shotgun sequence DNA region contains:
- the LOC136113879 gene encoding ral guanine nucleotide dissociation stimulator-like 1 isoform X1 — translation MCGIGCGPCCGRARNFPFRNLSLWRCWRRPRRRTPRQKRDEEDVESLHSLEETLTKPTKEEVESPECTEEPPERVEETPERIEQTLSETREEDVETTSKVSDKDAETPERVENGLSKAIEEDTETAECTEETPSEPTEEDVETPQSLEENVRNQPGEDVEVPQSVQESTTEDGAEDAQEGAVDCDSLRRAQIQQTDSEGARWLGAEGDQFPAGHTVSPDETCNSRALKAGTLEKLVETLPTAFADNDFTYISIFLSTYRAFADNDFTYISIFLSTYRAFASTSTVLELLLDRYGNLEISGSEEHGTQNSPGSSTVLRIAMASILQAWLDQCADDFREPPEYVCLQKVLSYLKKNMPGSDPEKRAQNLLEQFQKEEWENDDAFHSLSPCTPDEEEELEISGPEEFSLSQEDLVAEQLTYMDATLFQNVVPHHCLGCIWSRRDKKENKQLAQSIRATISQFNAVTNCVLSTILESKELKTQPRAKILEKWIRIGRQCRILNNFSSLKAIVSALQSTSVYRRKKTRACVPKDTMLMFEELCEIFSDCDNFATSRELLLKGVTQGTVPYLGTFLTDLVMLDTALQDYLEGGLINFEKRRREFEVIAQMKLLQSSCNSYCVTGDEKFVQWFRRQRH, via the exons atgtgcgggatcggctgcgggccctgctgcggacgg gctcggaacttcccctttcggaacctgtctctttggagatgctggagaagaccaaggaggaggacacccaggcagaagagagacgaggaagatgtggagtctctgcacagccttgaggagactctgaccaagccaaccaaggaagaagtggagagcccagagtgtactgaggagcctccagagcgcgttgaggagactccagagcgcattgagcagactctaagcgagacaagagaggaagatgtggagactacaagcaaggtatcagacaaagacgcagagactccagagcgcgttgagaacggtctaagcaaggcaatagaggaagacacagagactgcagagtgcacagaggagactccaagcgagccaactgaagaagacgtggagactccacagagcctggaagaaaatgtgaggaaccaacctggggaagatgtggaggttccacagagcgttcaagag agcacaactgaggatggagctgaagacgcacaagaaggagctgttgactgcgacagcctgagaagagcgcagatccagcagactgacagcgaaggagcaagatggctcggg gctgaaggggaccagttccctgcaggacacactgtcagcccggacgagacgtgcaacagcagggccctgaaagctggaactttggaaaagctggtggagacgcttccgacggcctttgccgataatgacttcacatacatcagcatcttcctctccacgtacagggcctttgccgataatgacttcacatacatcagcatcttcctctccacgtacagggcctttgcttccaccagcacagtcctggaactgctcctggacag atacggaaacctggagatctcgggctctgaagaacatggaacccagaattcccccggatccagcacagtgctcaggat tgcgatggcatcgattttacaagcctggctcgaccaatgtgccgacgatttccgagagccgcccgagtacgtgtgtctgcagaaggtgctgagttatctgaagaagaacatgcccggctctgacccggagaagagggcgcagaacctcctggagcagttccagaaagaagaatgggagaatgatg acgcgttccacagcctttctccctgcaccccggacgaggaagaggaactggagatcagcggcccagaagagttctcgctgtcccaagaagacctggtggcagaacagctgacatacatggatgcg acactcttccagaacgttgtgccccaccactgcctgggctgcatctggtcccgaagggacaagaaagagaacaaacagctggcacagagcatcagagccaccatctcgcagttcaacgccgtcaccaactgcgtgctcagcaccatcctggagagcaaagaattaaagacacagccaagagcgaagatcttggagaagtggatccgtatcggacgt caatgtaggatcctgaacaacttttcgtctctgaaggccatcgtttccgccttgcagtccacctcggtttatcgccggaagaagaccagggcctgcgttccaaa ggacacaatgctgatgttcgaagagctttgcgaaatcttctccgactgtgacaactttgcgacgagcagggagctgctgctgaag ggagtcacacaaggcacggtaccttacctgggtaccttcctcactgacctcgtcatgctggacacagcccttcaggactatctcgag ggcggcctgatcaattttgagaagcggcgaagg gagtttgaagtaatcgcacaaatgaagctgttgcagtcctcatgtaacagctattgcgtgacaggagatgagaaattcgtgcagtggtttaggaggcagcggcattga
- the LOC136113879 gene encoding ral guanine nucleotide dissociation stimulator-like 1 isoform X2, with translation MCGIGCGPCCGRARNFPFRNLSLWRCWRRPRRRTPRQKRDEEDVESLHSLEETLTKPTKEEVESPECTEEPPERVEETPERIEQTLSETREEDVETTSKVSDKDAETPERVENGLSKAIEEDTETAECTEETPSEPTEEDVETPQSLEENVRNQPGEDVEVPQSVQEAEGDQFPAGHTVSPDETCNSRALKAGTLEKLVETLPTAFADNDFTYISIFLSTYRAFADNDFTYISIFLSTYRAFASTSTVLELLLDRYGNLEISGSEEHGTQNSPGSSTVLRIAMASILQAWLDQCADDFREPPEYVCLQKVLSYLKKNMPGSDPEKRAQNLLEQFQKEEWENDDAFHSLSPCTPDEEEELEISGPEEFSLSQEDLVAEQLTYMDATLFQNVVPHHCLGCIWSRRDKKENKQLAQSIRATISQFNAVTNCVLSTILESKELKTQPRAKILEKWIRIGRQCRILNNFSSLKAIVSALQSTSVYRRKKTRACVPKDTMLMFEELCEIFSDCDNFATSRELLLKGVTQGTVPYLGTFLTDLVMLDTALQDYLEGGLINFEKRRREFEVIAQMKLLQSSCNSYCVTGDEKFVQWFRRQRH, from the exons atgtgcgggatcggctgcgggccctgctgcggacgg gctcggaacttcccctttcggaacctgtctctttggagatgctggagaagaccaaggaggaggacacccaggcagaagagagacgaggaagatgtggagtctctgcacagccttgaggagactctgaccaagccaaccaaggaagaagtggagagcccagagtgtactgaggagcctccagagcgcgttgaggagactccagagcgcattgagcagactctaagcgagacaagagaggaagatgtggagactacaagcaaggtatcagacaaagacgcagagactccagagcgcgttgagaacggtctaagcaaggcaatagaggaagacacagagactgcagagtgcacagaggagactccaagcgagccaactgaagaagacgtggagactccacagagcctggaagaaaatgtgaggaaccaacctggggaagatgtggaggttccacagagcgttcaagag gctgaaggggaccagttccctgcaggacacactgtcagcccggacgagacgtgcaacagcagggccctgaaagctggaactttggaaaagctggtggagacgcttccgacggcctttgccgataatgacttcacatacatcagcatcttcctctccacgtacagggcctttgccgataatgacttcacatacatcagcatcttcctctccacgtacagggcctttgcttccaccagcacagtcctggaactgctcctggacag atacggaaacctggagatctcgggctctgaagaacatggaacccagaattcccccggatccagcacagtgctcaggat tgcgatggcatcgattttacaagcctggctcgaccaatgtgccgacgatttccgagagccgcccgagtacgtgtgtctgcagaaggtgctgagttatctgaagaagaacatgcccggctctgacccggagaagagggcgcagaacctcctggagcagttccagaaagaagaatgggagaatgatg acgcgttccacagcctttctccctgcaccccggacgaggaagaggaactggagatcagcggcccagaagagttctcgctgtcccaagaagacctggtggcagaacagctgacatacatggatgcg acactcttccagaacgttgtgccccaccactgcctgggctgcatctggtcccgaagggacaagaaagagaacaaacagctggcacagagcatcagagccaccatctcgcagttcaacgccgtcaccaactgcgtgctcagcaccatcctggagagcaaagaattaaagacacagccaagagcgaagatcttggagaagtggatccgtatcggacgt caatgtaggatcctgaacaacttttcgtctctgaaggccatcgtttccgccttgcagtccacctcggtttatcgccggaagaagaccagggcctgcgttccaaa ggacacaatgctgatgttcgaagagctttgcgaaatcttctccgactgtgacaactttgcgacgagcagggagctgctgctgaag ggagtcacacaaggcacggtaccttacctgggtaccttcctcactgacctcgtcatgctggacacagcccttcaggactatctcgag ggcggcctgatcaattttgagaagcggcgaagg gagtttgaagtaatcgcacaaatgaagctgttgcagtcctcatgtaacagctattgcgtgacaggagatgagaaattcgtgcagtggtttaggaggcagcggcattga
- the LOC136113859 gene encoding ral guanine nucleotide dissociation stimulator-like 1, which produces MCGIGCGPCCGRARNFPFRNLSLWRCWRRPRRRTPRQKRDEEDVESLHSLEETLTKPTKEEVESPECTEEPPERVEETPERIEQTLSETREEDVETTSKVSDKDAETPERVENGLSKATEEDTETAECTEETPSEPTEEDVETPQSLEENVRNQPGEDVEVPQSVQEAEGDQFPAGHTVSPDETCNSRALKAGTLEKLVETLPTAFADNDFTYISIFLSTYRAFASTSTVLELLLDRYGNLEISGSEEHGTQNSPGSSTVLRTAMASILQAWLDQCADDFREPPDYVCLQKVLSYLKKNMPGSDPEKRAQNLLEQFQKEEWENDDAFHSLSPCTPDEEEELEISGPEEFSLFQEDLVAEQLTYMDATLFQNVVPHHCLGCIWSRRDKKENKQLAQSIRATISQFNAVTNCVLSTILESKELKTQPRAKILEKWIRIGRQCRILNNFSSLKAIVSALQSTSVYRLKKTWACVPKDTMLMFEELCEIFSDCDNFATSRELLLKGGMSLSCQGVTQGTVPYLGTFLTDLVMLDTALQDYLEGGLINFEKRRREFEVIAQMKLLQSSCNSYCVTGDEKFVQWFRRQRH; this is translated from the exons atgtgcgggatcggctgcgggccctgctgcggacgg gctcggaacttcccctttcggaacctgtctctttggagatgctggagaagaccaaggaggaggacacccaggcagaagagagacgaggaagatgtggagtctctgcacagccttgaggagactctgaccaagccaaccaaggaagaagtggagagcccagagtgtactgaggagcctccagagcgcgttgaggagactccagagcgcattgagcagactctaagcgagacaagagaggaagatgtggagactacaagcaaggtatcagacaaagacgcagagactccagagcgcgttgagaacggtctaagcaaggcaacagaggaagacacagagactgcagagtgcacagaggagactccaagcgagccaactgaagaagacgtggagactccacagagcctggaagaaaatgtgaggaaccaacctggggaagacgtggaggttccacagagcgttcaagag gctgaaggggaccagttccctgcaggacacactgtcagcccggacgagacgtgcaacagcagggccctgaaagctggaactttggaaaagctggtggagacgcttccgacggcctttgccgataatgacttcacatacatcagcatcttcctctccacgtacagggcctttgcttccaccagcacagtcctggaactgctcctggacag atacggaaacctggagatctcgggctctgaagaacatggaacccagaattcccccggatccagcacagtgctcaggac tgcgatggcatcgattttacaagcctggctcgaccaatgtgccgacgatttccgagagccgcccgactacgtgtgtctgcagaaggtgctgagttatctgaagaagaacatgcccggctctgacccggagaagagggcgcagaacctcctggagcagttccagaaagaagaatgggagaatgatg acgcgttccacagcctttctccctgcaccccggacgaggaagaggaactggagatcagcggcccagaagaattctcgctgttccaagaagacctggtggcagaacagctgacatacatggacgcg acactcttccagaacgttgtgccccaccactgcctgggctgcatctggtcccgaagggacaagaaagagaacaaacagctggcacagagcatcagagccaccatctcgcagttcaacgccgtcaccaactgcgtgctcagcaccatcctggagagcaaagaattaaagacacagccaagagcgaagatcttggagaagtggatccgtatcggacgt caatgtaggatcctgaacaacttttcgtctctgaaggccatcgtttccgccttgcagtccacctcggtttatcgcctgaagaagacctgggcctgcgttccaaa ggacacaatgctgatgttcgaagagctttgcgaaatcttctccgactgtgacaactttgcgacgagcagggagctgctgctgaaggggggaatgagcttgagttgccag ggagtcacacaaggcacggtaccttacctgggtaccttcctcactgacctcgtcatgctggacacagcccttcaggactatctcgag ggcggcctgatcaattttgagaagcggcgaagg gagtttgaagtaatcgcacaaatgaagctgttgcagtcctcatgtaacagctattgcgtgacaggagatgagaaattcgtgcagtggtttaggaggcagcggcattga